Proteins encoded by one window of Planctomonas sp. JC2975:
- a CDS encoding MMPL family transporter: MANLLNRLGLFSARRPWTVLVGWLVALGIAAGAFLAFGGTLATSFDIPGTETSKVTAQLKSELNQTGGATGTVVFQTTNGSKLDDSQKSEISDLLDSVAKVDGVDSIVDPFTTAAQRDQQAKKLSDGQAQIDAGKDQLAQAQAQVTAGRQQVDTGQQQLDAAIAQAKAAGTYDQASAQFQAQQQQLDASKAQLDASQSQLDESQKKLEASQKQLDAGTQLMAAAADIKTVSTDGTTAIGLVQFEDDMFNLPQSVKTAVADELDAAHISGVEVNYSSEIATSISGLIGPGEITGVVIALIVLIVMMRALMPALMPLISSLIGVGVGVAGSMAFSGVVDMSSVTPVLGLMLGLAVGIDYSLFIVNRHRRQLLAGMELKESIGLANGTAGNAVVFAGATVLVALLALNVSGIGFLGVMGTVGAACVLVAVLVAVTLTPALLGMLKHRVLSKKARAQIGHEKHRTPDVRPMRTGRVVVSVIASVIGLLIVAIPALSMRLGLPDGSSEPTSSTQYKAYEAVADKFGAGQNGPLIVTATLPKGVTEANLVPTEAALADKLMAVHDVVAVAPIGASDARDFIAFEVVPQDGPSSESTEKLVHSLREGTVFGSDVAVGVAGQASANIDVSDKLASVLPLYLAVVVGLSLIIMIIVFRSLLVPLIATGGYVLSLFAAFGGMTAVYQWGWLSGVFGVHDPGPVLSFAPIIVMGVLFGLAMDYQLFLVSGMREAYVHGLPARQAVVSGLRGGRAVVTAAAIIMISVFGGFVFSELNMVRPLGFGLAFGVLFDAFVVRLVLVPGLMHLFGKAAWWIPKWLNRILPDVDVEGASLERSHPLHGVTGGADANADAVESDPARTPVHTAG, encoded by the coding sequence GTGGCAAATCTGCTCAACCGCCTCGGACTGTTCTCGGCGCGTCGACCGTGGACCGTCCTCGTGGGATGGCTCGTCGCCCTCGGCATCGCCGCTGGCGCGTTCCTCGCCTTCGGCGGCACGCTCGCCACCAGCTTCGACATCCCTGGAACGGAGACGTCGAAGGTCACGGCTCAGCTGAAGTCGGAGCTGAACCAGACCGGTGGTGCGACGGGCACCGTCGTCTTCCAGACGACGAACGGCTCGAAGCTGGACGACTCCCAGAAGTCGGAGATCAGCGATCTGCTCGACTCGGTCGCCAAGGTCGACGGTGTCGACAGCATCGTCGATCCGTTCACGACCGCCGCCCAGCGGGACCAGCAGGCGAAGAAGCTGAGCGACGGTCAAGCGCAGATCGATGCAGGCAAGGATCAGCTCGCGCAGGCCCAGGCCCAGGTGACCGCGGGTCGCCAGCAGGTCGACACCGGACAGCAGCAGCTCGACGCCGCCATCGCACAGGCCAAGGCGGCCGGAACGTATGACCAGGCATCCGCTCAGTTCCAGGCGCAGCAGCAACAGCTCGACGCCTCGAAGGCGCAGCTCGACGCATCGCAGAGTCAGTTGGACGAGTCGCAGAAGAAGCTCGAGGCATCGCAGAAGCAGCTGGATGCCGGCACGCAGCTCATGGCTGCCGCCGCCGACATCAAGACCGTCTCCACCGACGGCACGACCGCGATCGGCTTGGTGCAGTTCGAGGACGACATGTTCAACCTGCCGCAGTCGGTGAAGACCGCTGTGGCGGACGAGCTGGACGCCGCGCACATCTCCGGTGTCGAGGTGAACTACTCGTCTGAGATCGCCACCTCGATCTCCGGCCTCATCGGCCCGGGCGAGATCACCGGTGTGGTGATCGCGCTCATCGTGCTCATCGTGATGATGCGAGCCCTGATGCCTGCCCTGATGCCACTGATCTCGTCACTCATCGGTGTCGGTGTCGGCGTGGCCGGTTCGATGGCGTTCTCCGGCGTCGTGGACATGTCGTCGGTCACCCCGGTGCTCGGACTGATGCTCGGGCTCGCCGTCGGCATCGACTACTCGCTCTTCATCGTCAACCGACATCGCAGACAGCTGCTGGCAGGCATGGAGTTGAAGGAGTCGATCGGACTCGCCAACGGCACGGCCGGCAACGCCGTCGTGTTCGCAGGGGCGACGGTGCTCGTCGCGCTCCTCGCCCTGAACGTGAGCGGCATCGGATTCCTCGGTGTGATGGGCACCGTCGGCGCTGCGTGCGTGCTGGTCGCGGTGCTCGTGGCCGTCACCCTGACGCCGGCGCTGCTCGGCATGCTCAAGCACCGCGTGCTCAGCAAGAAGGCTCGCGCGCAGATCGGACACGAGAAGCACCGCACCCCCGACGTGCGTCCGATGCGCACCGGACGAGTCGTGGTCTCCGTCATCGCCTCCGTGATCGGGCTGCTGATCGTCGCGATCCCGGCGCTGTCGATGCGACTCGGCCTTCCCGACGGCTCCTCGGAGCCCACGAGCTCGACGCAGTACAAGGCGTACGAGGCCGTTGCCGACAAGTTCGGCGCGGGACAGAACGGTCCGCTCATCGTTACGGCCACGCTGCCGAAGGGTGTCACCGAGGCGAACCTGGTGCCGACCGAGGCAGCGCTCGCCGACAAGCTGATGGCCGTCCACGACGTGGTCGCCGTGGCACCGATCGGCGCGTCCGACGCCCGCGATTTCATCGCGTTCGAGGTGGTGCCGCAGGACGGCCCGAGCAGCGAGTCGACGGAGAAGCTCGTGCACAGCCTGCGCGAGGGGACCGTGTTCGGATCGGATGTCGCAGTCGGCGTCGCCGGTCAGGCCAGCGCGAACATCGACGTCTCCGACAAGCTCGCCTCGGTGCTCCCGCTCTACCTCGCGGTGGTCGTCGGTCTGTCGCTGATCATCATGATCATCGTGTTCCGCTCGCTGCTCGTGCCGCTCATCGCCACCGGCGGCTACGTGCTGTCGCTGTTCGCCGCGTTCGGCGGCATGACGGCCGTCTACCAGTGGGGCTGGCTGAGCGGAGTCTTCGGGGTGCACGATCCCGGGCCCGTGCTGAGCTTCGCTCCGATCATCGTGATGGGCGTGCTGTTCGGCCTGGCCATGGACTACCAGCTGTTCCTGGTCTCCGGCATGCGCGAGGCGTACGTGCACGGACTGCCGGCCAGACAAGCGGTGGTCTCCGGGCTCCGCGGCGGCCGAGCTGTCGTCACTGCGGCGGCGATCATCATGATCTCGGTGTTCGGTGGATTCGTCTTCTCCGAGCTGAACATGGTGCGCCCCCTCGGATTCGGCCTCGCGTTCGGTGTGCTCTTCGACGCGTTCGTCGTGCGGCTCGTGCTCGTGCCGGGCCTCATGCACCTGTTCGGCAAGGCGGCGTGGTGGATCCCGAAGTGGCTGAACCGCATCCTTCCGGACGTCGACGTCGAGGGCGCATCCCTGGAACGCAGCCATCCGCTGCACGGGGTGACCGGGGGAGCCGACGCCAACGCGGATGCCGTCGAGTCGGACCCCGCTCGCACGCCGGTGCACACCGCGGGCTGA
- a CDS encoding MMPL family transporter: MKVPAPNDDRKGGRVPRWLRILLPAVLIVVWLALAGVGGPYFGRVSEVSSNDQASYLPASADATQVANLQAKFSGSDAVPAIVVYERSSGLTKDDLAAITDDTKDIADLPGVHGDVSPPIASKDGKAAEVFVPFADDSDLDTNVAGLRDHLSTSTPDGVTSYVTGPAGFTADLVAAFGGIDGILLAVALAAVFLILVVVYRSPLLPILVLATSMFGLCVALLVVWWLAKWGAVQLNGQVQGILFILVIGAATDYSLLYVSRYREALRDEQSRWRATWIAIRGAFGPIVASAGTVIVGLLCLLFSDLNSNKALGPVASIGIVFAFLAAMTLLPSLLLAFGRAAFWPVRPKFGSEHPQVVGPHAKGLWARVAGWIRRAPRIIWVVCTIALLLGATGVLQLKADGVPQSDLILGHSDARDGQQVLADHFPGGSGSPALVVGPASELQPMADVLLNHDGVSSVAVVAKDSPSGTAPVTADGVQPVGAPGSPPPEPTTVDGDVMLQATLSDPADSDAAEATVRSLRTDLYKVDDGILVGGVTAVAIDSNDASIHDRNTIIPIVLVVILLILMLLLRAILAPVILVLSVVVSFAASLGVSAYVFDHVFGFPGADPAVPLYGFVFLVALGIDYNIFLMTRVREETQLHGTRQGILRGLAVTGGVITSAGLVLASTFAALGVIPILFLAQIAFIVAFGVLVDTLIVRSLLVPALSYDIGRAIWWPSKLWRTDAAILASDSDPERLVEEQIDAIGAGGRPSHHHEHLHQGDREHPAP, encoded by the coding sequence ATGAAGGTTCCAGCGCCGAACGACGACCGAAAGGGCGGCCGCGTGCCTCGTTGGCTCAGGATCCTGCTCCCGGCCGTCCTCATCGTGGTGTGGCTTGCGCTCGCCGGCGTCGGCGGCCCCTACTTCGGGCGCGTCTCCGAGGTGTCGAGCAACGACCAGGCGAGCTACCTTCCGGCCAGTGCGGATGCCACGCAGGTCGCGAACCTGCAGGCGAAGTTCAGCGGCAGCGATGCGGTCCCGGCCATCGTCGTCTACGAGCGTTCCTCCGGACTCACTAAGGACGACCTCGCCGCCATCACGGATGACACGAAGGACATCGCCGACCTGCCCGGCGTGCACGGCGACGTCTCGCCGCCGATCGCGTCGAAGGACGGCAAGGCGGCCGAGGTCTTCGTTCCGTTCGCGGACGACTCGGATCTCGACACCAACGTCGCCGGCCTGCGCGACCATCTCTCGACGAGCACTCCGGACGGCGTCACCTCCTACGTCACCGGACCTGCCGGGTTCACCGCAGATCTGGTCGCCGCGTTCGGTGGGATCGACGGGATCCTGCTCGCGGTGGCGCTCGCTGCGGTTTTCCTGATCCTGGTGGTGGTCTACCGGTCTCCGCTGCTGCCGATCCTCGTGCTCGCCACGTCGATGTTCGGCCTCTGCGTCGCGCTGCTCGTGGTGTGGTGGCTGGCAAAGTGGGGAGCGGTGCAGCTCAACGGGCAGGTGCAGGGCATCCTGTTCATCCTCGTGATCGGCGCTGCGACCGACTACTCACTGCTCTATGTCTCGAGGTACCGGGAGGCGTTGCGCGACGAGCAGAGCAGGTGGCGGGCGACGTGGATCGCCATCCGCGGGGCGTTCGGGCCGATCGTCGCGTCCGCGGGCACCGTCATCGTCGGTCTCCTGTGCCTGTTGTTCAGCGACCTCAACTCGAACAAGGCGCTCGGGCCCGTCGCGTCCATCGGCATCGTCTTCGCGTTCCTCGCAGCGATGACCCTCCTGCCATCGCTGCTGCTCGCGTTCGGACGAGCGGCATTCTGGCCGGTGCGGCCGAAGTTCGGATCCGAGCACCCGCAAGTCGTCGGCCCGCACGCCAAGGGTTTGTGGGCGCGTGTGGCCGGATGGATCCGCCGAGCGCCCCGCATCATCTGGGTCGTCTGCACCATCGCCCTGCTCCTCGGCGCCACCGGCGTGCTGCAGCTGAAGGCGGATGGGGTTCCGCAGAGCGACCTCATCCTCGGCCACTCGGATGCCCGTGACGGCCAGCAGGTGCTGGCCGATCACTTCCCGGGCGGATCCGGAAGCCCCGCACTCGTCGTCGGCCCTGCATCGGAGCTCCAGCCCATGGCCGACGTGCTGCTGAACCACGACGGCGTCTCGTCCGTCGCGGTCGTCGCCAAGGATTCGCCGAGCGGCACGGCACCCGTGACCGCGGACGGCGTCCAGCCCGTCGGCGCGCCCGGTTCCCCGCCGCCCGAACCGACGACGGTCGACGGCGACGTCATGCTGCAGGCGACACTGAGCGACCCGGCGGACTCCGACGCGGCAGAAGCGACAGTGCGGTCGCTGCGCACCGACCTCTACAAGGTGGACGACGGCATCCTGGTCGGCGGCGTGACCGCCGTGGCCATCGACTCGAACGACGCGTCGATCCACGACCGCAACACGATCATCCCGATCGTGCTCGTCGTCATCCTGCTCATCCTGATGCTGCTGCTGCGGGCGATCCTCGCGCCGGTGATCCTCGTGCTGTCCGTTGTGGTGTCGTTCGCGGCGTCGCTCGGCGTCTCCGCGTACGTGTTCGACCACGTGTTCGGATTCCCCGGCGCGGATCCCGCAGTGCCGCTCTACGGATTCGTCTTCCTCGTCGCCCTCGGCATCGACTACAACATCTTCCTCATGACACGGGTGCGCGAAGAGACGCAGCTGCACGGCACGCGGCAGGGGATCCTGCGCGGCCTCGCCGTCACCGGTGGCGTGATCACTTCGGCCGGGCTGGTGCTGGCGTCGACGTTCGCGGCGCTGGGCGTCATCCCGATCCTGTTCCTGGCGCAGATCGCGTTCATCGTCGCGTTCGGCGTGCTCGTCGACACGCTGATCGTGCGCTCGCTGCTCGTGCCCGCGCTCTCGTATGACATCGGGCGGGCCATCTGGTGGCCGTCGAAGCTCTGGCGAACGGATGCCGCGATCCTCGCGTCCGACTCCGACCCCGAGCGGCTCGTCGAGGAGCAGATCGACGCGATCGGGGCCGGGGGCCGCCCGTCGCATCATCACGAGCACCTGCACCAGGGCGACCGCGAGCATCCGGCGCCGTAG
- a CDS encoding MarR family transcriptional regulator, protein MPQTVVRHEREHLYAAQPKTESGRALSDALLALRRAENAQADRALHSTRLGTLDFTALRYLVQAQRDDRRMSPKDVIVMLNTSSATVTNVIERLVGRGYLVRVSHPTDRRAHFLVPTDAAIELVDSAYHDHHATIVSAIDTLTPADTEVAAKVIELIVGALDGIPVPPQGEGLRADNPSEAPHDA, encoded by the coding sequence GTGCCGCAGACCGTTGTCCGACATGAACGCGAACACCTGTATGCCGCCCAGCCGAAGACCGAGAGCGGTCGAGCGCTGAGCGACGCACTCCTCGCCCTGCGGCGCGCCGAGAACGCGCAGGCAGACCGTGCTCTCCACTCGACGCGGCTGGGCACACTCGACTTCACGGCGCTCCGCTATCTTGTCCAGGCGCAACGAGACGACCGACGGATGAGTCCCAAGGACGTCATCGTGATGCTCAACACGTCGAGCGCCACGGTGACGAACGTGATCGAGCGGCTCGTCGGGCGCGGATACCTGGTTCGCGTGAGTCATCCGACGGACCGTCGCGCTCACTTCCTCGTCCCGACGGACGCGGCAATCGAACTCGTCGACAGCGCGTACCACGACCATCATGCGACGATCGTGAGCGCGATCGACACGCTCACGCCCGCCGACACCGAGGTGGCGGCCAAGGTCATCGAACTGATCGTCGGGGCACTCGATGGAATCCCCGTCCCGCCGCAGGGCGAGGGCCTTCGTGCGGACAACCCGTCTGAGGCACCGCACGACGCCTGA
- a CDS encoding MarR family transcriptional regulator, with protein sequence MDAPREPDVQHANALLDPRIIDPAQELVSHGGLADEEIEQIVRVLAGIRDWREAEQEIGFRSRSDMKLNETDMKALRFLVAAKNQGTIVTPKLLSDHLGISTASTTKLLDRLAAAGHIERAPHPTDRRALVITITRRTHERVRDSVGRTHAQRWEVAASLTPEEREVVIGFLQRLAATARPTTGDGGQRSEPDQSA encoded by the coding sequence ATGGATGCGCCCCGCGAACCGGACGTGCAGCACGCGAACGCGCTGCTCGATCCGCGCATCATCGATCCCGCGCAGGAGCTCGTGAGCCACGGCGGCTTGGCCGACGAGGAGATCGAGCAGATCGTGCGGGTGCTCGCCGGCATCAGAGACTGGCGGGAAGCCGAGCAGGAGATCGGATTCCGTTCCCGCAGCGACATGAAGCTCAACGAGACCGACATGAAGGCGCTGCGGTTCCTCGTCGCCGCGAAGAACCAGGGCACGATCGTCACCCCGAAACTGCTGAGCGATCACCTCGGCATCTCGACCGCTTCCACGACCAAGCTCCTGGACCGGCTTGCGGCGGCCGGCCACATCGAACGGGCGCCGCATCCGACCGATCGCCGCGCGCTCGTGATCACCATCACGCGCCGAACGCACGAACGGGTGCGCGACAGCGTGGGACGCACTCACGCCCAGCGCTGGGAGGTCGCGGCCTCACTCACTCCCGAGGAGCGGGAGGTGGTCATCGGCTTCCTCCAACGGCTCGCCGCCACGGCTCGGCCGACGACCGGCGACGGCGGGCAGCGAAGCGAGCCGGATCAGAGCGCCTGA
- a CDS encoding ATP-dependent DNA ligase, translated as MAVFNYNNMLHADFDDRTLAHLERVIVGKMRRHESFHFAWTSEEGARSAVWLSDGIPLSFEYDEPVSDINRAWLESLMACASGTSGLTIVPEPDALGERPATVHPLTHAA; from the coding sequence ATGGCAGTGTTCAACTACAACAACATGCTCCACGCCGACTTCGACGATCGGACGCTCGCGCATCTGGAGCGGGTGATAGTCGGCAAGATGCGACGGCACGAGTCGTTCCACTTCGCCTGGACCAGTGAAGAGGGAGCGCGCAGCGCCGTCTGGCTCAGCGATGGAATCCCACTGTCGTTCGAGTACGACGAGCCCGTGAGCGATATCAACCGGGCCTGGCTCGAGTCGTTGATGGCGTGCGCGTCCGGTACGAGCGGACTCACGATCGTGCCGGAGCCGGATGCCCTGGGCGAGCGCCCCGCCACAGTGCACCCCCTGACCCACGCAGCCTGA
- a CDS encoding TetR/AcrR family transcriptional regulator, with the protein MAESRSMDARIARTRTHLQDALLELARERSLDEITVADIVDRAGVNRSTFYQHYSDKDVLLADALDTAVEQAGERLVQLTVPVSGPPDDLLAYLKHIEQNANLYSRVLGDRGSAIVTARVRDRVERVALEGISRSTVPAYDGVPLEIVAAGITGSAMGVVRAWLERDPRPPVETAATWLWQVLLGPGTAWTFGDADQSSARPASTDPASDGAASTDPAPTEVAR; encoded by the coding sequence ATGGCAGAATCGCGAAGCATGGATGCCCGCATCGCCCGTACGCGCACGCACCTGCAGGACGCCCTGCTGGAGCTCGCCCGTGAACGCAGCCTGGACGAGATCACGGTTGCGGACATCGTCGACCGCGCGGGCGTGAACCGCAGCACCTTCTATCAGCACTACTCCGACAAGGACGTGCTCCTCGCCGATGCCCTTGACACCGCCGTCGAGCAGGCGGGCGAGCGTCTCGTGCAGCTGACCGTCCCGGTGTCAGGACCGCCGGATGACCTCCTCGCCTACCTGAAGCACATCGAGCAGAACGCGAACCTCTACTCGCGCGTGCTCGGCGACCGCGGATCGGCGATCGTCACGGCCCGCGTGCGCGACCGTGTCGAGCGGGTCGCACTGGAGGGCATCAGCCGATCGACCGTTCCGGCCTACGACGGCGTGCCACTGGAGATCGTGGCCGCCGGCATCACCGGATCCGCAATGGGCGTGGTGCGGGCCTGGCTGGAACGGGATCCGCGGCCTCCGGTCGAGACCGCCGCCACGTGGCTGTGGCAGGTGCTGCTCGGACCGGGCACCGCATGGACGTTCGGCGATGCCGACCAGAGCTCCGCCCGCCCTGCTTCGACTGACCCTGCTTCGGACGGCGCGGCCTCGACCGATCCGGCCCCGACCGAGGTCGCACGCTAG
- a CDS encoding LysM domain-containing protein — protein sequence MVGGRSRGNGPSAKRSARWRRVATVGVAVSILAALAGCVPASNASAHGTPTHKPHATKTARPTASAPNPALSHPATVEPASTPEPAPTLLPVPAGTVVAEGDVASPKGSIHYHYRVVANGDNTYTAQYSGFTSTVPIPVSVTLIDIAPNVGDGLTWHGVGDHVLGGPVTTATSSTGSLGSEDQPSYLTSIVTYSSAASADGVPVELGPNKVLAVNTVKWSVPVRQSNVHPADGGSRTFATGKVTATTSGGAPKSYVVAPGDITDVVAARFGISVADLIWLNANLQVFGDQQYLYEGTTLNLDPDGI from the coding sequence GTGGTCGGCGGACGGTCTCGTGGCAATGGTCCCAGTGCGAAGCGCTCGGCCCGCTGGCGACGCGTCGCCACGGTCGGCGTCGCCGTGAGCATCCTTGCCGCGCTCGCCGGGTGCGTGCCTGCGAGCAACGCGTCGGCGCATGGGACGCCGACGCACAAGCCGCACGCCACCAAGACCGCGCGACCCACGGCATCCGCTCCGAACCCTGCGCTGTCGCATCCCGCGACCGTTGAGCCGGCGAGCACGCCGGAGCCCGCGCCGACCCTGCTGCCCGTTCCGGCCGGCACGGTCGTGGCAGAGGGCGACGTCGCCTCGCCGAAGGGGAGCATCCACTACCACTATCGGGTCGTCGCGAACGGCGACAACACCTACACGGCGCAGTACTCGGGCTTCACGTCGACCGTACCGATCCCGGTGTCGGTCACACTGATCGACATCGCGCCGAACGTCGGTGACGGCCTGACCTGGCATGGGGTCGGCGACCACGTGCTCGGTGGTCCCGTCACGACGGCGACGTCGTCGACCGGATCCCTGGGGTCGGAGGACCAGCCGTCCTATCTGACCTCCATCGTGACCTATTCCTCCGCTGCATCCGCGGACGGTGTGCCCGTGGAACTCGGACCGAACAAGGTGCTCGCGGTGAACACCGTGAAGTGGTCCGTTCCGGTACGGCAGTCGAACGTGCATCCTGCTGACGGGGGATCCCGCACCTTCGCCACCGGCAAGGTGACGGCCACGACTTCCGGCGGCGCGCCGAAGAGCTATGTCGTGGCGCCTGGCGACATCACGGATGTCGTCGCTGCCCGCTTCGGCATCTCGGTCGCCGACCTCATCTGGCTCAACGCGAACCTGCAGGTGTTCGGCGACCAGCAGTACCTCTACGAGGGCACCACGCTGAACCTGGACCCGGACGGGATCTGA
- a CDS encoding SDR family oxidoreductase, translated as MAEGRKPLTANSTIGEWLDDPEGGQLVRGLLAASGADESTLAPIKGLPLQQLVALSQGQMPQSVVDDLVLKANGGVMPEETESSGWTEVVTPGRFAGKTVVITGAASGIGRATASRVAREGGRVVAVDVSADGLAEFAASLPDAQIVTVVGDITKQDDVEAIVAAAGERIDALANVAGVNDDFSPLHETSDATWDRVIGINLTGAFKLTRAVLPAMIAAGKGSIVNIASEAGLRGNASGNAYTTSKHAVVGLTRSAAFMYGPQGIRVNAVAPGGVATGIPFPPNVSQAGSARLQPFQAMIPTVATAENLAASITFLLSDDGVNINGVVLPSDGGWSVQ; from the coding sequence ATGGCAGAGGGACGCAAGCCGTTGACGGCGAACAGCACGATCGGCGAGTGGCTGGACGATCCGGAGGGCGGACAGCTCGTCCGTGGCCTGCTGGCCGCCAGCGGAGCGGACGAGTCGACGCTCGCACCGATCAAGGGGCTGCCGCTCCAGCAGCTCGTCGCGCTGAGCCAGGGGCAGATGCCGCAGTCGGTCGTCGACGACCTGGTGCTGAAGGCCAACGGCGGTGTCATGCCGGAGGAGACGGAGTCGAGCGGATGGACCGAGGTCGTCACCCCTGGTCGTTTCGCCGGCAAGACCGTCGTCATCACCGGCGCGGCATCCGGGATCGGCAGGGCCACGGCATCCCGCGTCGCCCGTGAGGGCGGTCGCGTGGTCGCCGTCGACGTGTCGGCCGACGGTCTGGCGGAGTTCGCCGCGTCCCTTCCGGATGCACAGATCGTGACGGTCGTCGGCGACATCACCAAGCAGGACGACGTGGAGGCCATCGTCGCGGCAGCCGGAGAGCGGATCGACGCCCTCGCCAACGTCGCGGGCGTGAACGACGACTTCTCGCCGCTGCACGAGACGTCGGATGCCACCTGGGATCGCGTCATCGGCATCAACCTCACGGGAGCGTTCAAGCTGACCAGGGCGGTGCTTCCGGCGATGATCGCGGCGGGCAAGGGATCCATCGTCAACATCGCGTCGGAGGCGGGCCTGCGCGGCAACGCATCCGGAAACGCCTACACGACGTCGAAGCACGCCGTCGTGGGACTCACTCGCAGCGCCGCCTTCATGTACGGACCGCAAGGCATCCGGGTCAACGCGGTGGCGCCGGGCGGTGTGGCGACGGGCATCCCGTTCCCGCCCAACGTCTCGCAGGCCGGCTCGGCTCGGCTGCAGCCGTTCCAGGCGATGATCCCCACGGTCGCGACCGCGGAGAACCTCGCCGCGTCGATCACGTTCCTGCTGAGCGACGACGGCGTGAACATCAACGGCGTCGTGCTGCCGTCCGACGGCGGATGGTCGGTGCAGTAG
- a CDS encoding GNAT family N-acetyltransferase produces the protein MPDLEIVPATDADAPELLVLTRACWVQEALANETLDIPALHESLDQVRSDIERWDTYVVRAGTRLVASVRGRLTEGEDGRPVWDIGRLMVAPDLQGSGLGRRLLDHIQSVAPAEAVGFELFTGERSTRNHRMYLAAGFVLRPEVPAPPSAVMLTKAR, from the coding sequence GTGCCCGACCTCGAAATCGTCCCGGCGACGGATGCCGACGCCCCTGAGCTCCTCGTTCTCACGCGCGCATGCTGGGTGCAGGAGGCGCTCGCCAACGAGACCCTCGACATCCCGGCGCTGCACGAAAGTCTCGACCAGGTTCGGTCCGACATCGAGCGATGGGACACGTATGTCGTCCGGGCGGGTACCCGCCTGGTGGCGTCGGTACGGGGACGGCTCACCGAAGGCGAGGACGGCCGACCGGTGTGGGACATCGGCAGACTGATGGTCGCGCCCGATCTGCAGGGATCCGGTCTCGGACGTCGTCTGCTCGACCACATCCAGAGCGTCGCGCCGGCCGAGGCGGTCGGGTTCGAGCTGTTCACCGGTGAGCGCAGTACGCGCAATCACCGGATGTACCTGGCTGCGGGTTTCGTGCTGCGTCCCGAGGTGCCGGCGCCGCCGTCCGCAGTGATGCTGACGAAGGCCAGGTAG
- a CDS encoding dihydrofolate reductase family protein, whose translation MPARFVYWMNTSLDLFIERTPGEQGGGDWLRIDEPLHREFNRRAAAMTTMVEGRVIYETMESYWPAARTDESASPVMREYGEIWTSAPKLLVSRTRTDAQYNTRIIGGDDAIRQLAAIRAESDGDIGVGGATLATQLLDAGILDELLLFQHPVIIGAGRPLFDGGPRTIQLDLLEQQGFGNGVVMHRYAVRHD comes from the coding sequence ATGCCCGCTCGATTCGTGTACTGGATGAACACGTCGCTCGATCTCTTCATCGAGCGGACGCCTGGTGAACAGGGCGGTGGCGACTGGTTACGCATCGACGAGCCGCTGCACCGCGAGTTCAACAGACGTGCGGCGGCGATGACGACGATGGTCGAGGGCCGCGTCATCTACGAGACGATGGAGTCCTACTGGCCGGCCGCGCGCACCGACGAGTCGGCGTCCCCGGTGATGCGCGAATACGGTGAGATCTGGACCTCGGCACCGAAGTTGCTGGTGTCGCGCACGCGCACCGATGCGCAATACAACACCCGGATCATCGGCGGCGACGACGCGATCCGACAACTCGCGGCCATTCGCGCCGAGTCCGATGGAGACATCGGCGTCGGCGGCGCGACGCTCGCGACGCAACTGCTCGACGCGGGCATCCTGGATGAACTGCTGCTGTTCCAGCATCCGGTCATCATCGGTGCCGGACGACCGCTGTTCGACGGCGGTCCTCGCACGATCCAGCTCGATCTGCTGGAACAGCAGGGATTCGGCAACGGCGTGGTGATGCACAGGTACGCCGTGCGGCACGACTGA